The Streptomyces sp. NBC_01275 genome has a segment encoding these proteins:
- a CDS encoding SSI family serine proteinase inhibitor, protein MLMLQVTPSRPSRPSRPSRPSRPSRPSRPFRSFRSFRSFRRILVVASAAATASVAALGALSAGPAVAAASTPTYAGTARPALSLAPPPVREEDRVGDDHLTVTVRHAGERVDGTFEVYCHPGRGSHPDVSGACRAVERNTRWGRDAFAPVPRDGVCTMRYGGPATAHVTGRWAGRPVDATYDRGNGCGIERWDRLVPLLPDLRRTGASFRSPLIP, encoded by the coding sequence ATGCTCATGCTCCAGGTCACCCCCTCCCGGCCCTCCCGGCCCTCCCGGCCCTCCCGGCCCTCCCGGCCCTCCCGGCCCTCCCGGCCCTTCCGGTCCTTCCGGTCCTTCCGGTCCTTCCGGCGGATCCTCGTCGTCGCTTCCGCCGCTGCCACCGCCTCCGTCGCCGCCCTTGGCGCGCTGTCCGCCGGCCCTGCCGTCGCCGCCGCCTCCACCCCGACGTACGCCGGGACAGCCCGACCGGCTCTCTCCCTCGCGCCCCCGCCCGTCCGGGAAGAGGACCGGGTCGGGGACGATCACCTCACCGTGACCGTCCGGCACGCGGGTGAGCGGGTGGACGGGACGTTCGAGGTGTACTGCCATCCCGGGCGCGGCAGTCACCCGGACGTGTCTGGCGCCTGTCGGGCGGTGGAGCGGAACACCCGGTGGGGCCGGGACGCCTTCGCGCCCGTTCCGCGGGACGGCGTGTGCACGATGCGGTACGGCGGTCCGGCCACCGCCCATGTCACGGGCCGCTGGGCCGGGCGGCCCGTCGACGCGACGTACGACCGCGGCAACGGATGCGGGATCGAGCGGTGGGACCGGCTCGTGCCCCTGCTGCCCGACCTTCGCCGAACCGGCGCCTCCTTCCGATCGCCGCTAATCCCATAA